In Synechococcus sp. KORDI-52, one genomic interval encodes:
- a CDS encoding type I restriction endonuclease subunit R, with translation MAFISEDDLEQMSLEWFQEIGYTFIHGPLLAPDGETPERDDFRQVVLTGRLRSALTKLNPGVPAATIESAVLQLANPNTPGLLPSNRQFHRWMTTGLPITYMDGNQEIGIRLKVIGFDDPKSNDWLVVNQLAIQGLKHNRRPDVVVYLNGLPVAVLELKNPADEKADIWAAFNQLQTYKDNIPDLFTSNVLMVISDGTYARAGSLSASKERFQQWRVIDAEQDLDPLGKFRELETLIRGLFDQKRLLDFIRYFCLFEDDGKIIKKIAAYHQFHAVRAAVERVAEASKPGGDRKGGVVWHTQGAGKSIEMACLAGKLLTDQRLQNPTLVMVTDRQDLDGQLFGVFAGAGDLLGENPQQADSRQELRDLLANRPSGGIIFTTIQKFGTEEGEDKFPTLSDRHNIVVICDEAHRTQYGFKGRLDSKTGEIKYGLAKALRDALPEATFLAFTGTPISQDDRDTQAVFGHYVSVYDIQQAVEDGATVPIYYESRLAKLGLKESVLSGVDDQVDELFSDEDDIPAAERAKSRWAALEALVGAEPRLKQVAADLVSHYEQRSKTQPGKAMVVAMSRDICARLYDAIVALRPDWHDTDTSKGAIKVVMTASASDEQHLQPHHTSKQQKKDLEKRFKDPADPLKIVIVRDMWLTGFDAPCMATMYVDKPMKGANLAQAIARVNRVFKDKPGGLIVDYIGIAPQLKEALATYTAAKGKGKPTLDTSEAVRILREQLQIAKDILHPVDWSGFREKGKALELISNCLDHILGIADGKQRFCDTVLKVTKAFALCGTTEEAMAVSEEVAFLQAVRAPLIKGDGSGSGDPIDVNYKLQQLLSESLVAEGVMDVFKVAGLKNPDISIMSDQFLAEVAKIPQKNLAVELLQRLIKDELKTKFKTNVVKQKRFSELLTASLNKYSNRAVEAAQVIAELIEMAKKFREELERGVALGLTDAEQSFYDALADNPSAQELMKEDVLATMARELAEMLRRDATIDWQFKENVRAKLRLKIKTLLKRYKYPPDQQVTAIDLVLQQAETLGEELVEAA, from the coding sequence ATGGCATTCATCTCAGAAGACGATCTGGAGCAGATGTCCCTGGAGTGGTTCCAGGAGATCGGATACACCTTTATCCATGGACCACTGCTTGCTCCTGACGGAGAGACCCCAGAGCGGGATGACTTCCGCCAGGTGGTGCTTACTGGTCGACTTCGTTCGGCACTGACGAAACTCAACCCAGGAGTGCCAGCAGCAACCATAGAGTCGGCAGTGCTCCAACTGGCGAACCCCAATACTCCTGGTCTGCTGCCATCCAATCGTCAGTTCCATCGCTGGATGACGACGGGTCTGCCCATCACCTACATGGATGGAAACCAAGAGATCGGCATCCGCCTCAAGGTGATTGGGTTTGACGACCCCAAATCCAACGACTGGTTGGTGGTCAACCAATTGGCGATCCAGGGTCTGAAACACAACCGACGCCCTGACGTTGTCGTCTACCTGAACGGTCTCCCCGTAGCAGTCCTGGAACTTAAAAACCCTGCCGACGAGAAGGCAGACATCTGGGCAGCGTTCAACCAACTCCAGACCTACAAGGACAACATCCCAGACCTGTTCACCTCCAACGTGCTGATGGTGATCAGTGATGGCACCTATGCCCGTGCGGGATCGCTATCCGCCTCAAAGGAACGCTTCCAGCAGTGGCGGGTGATCGACGCCGAGCAGGACCTGGATCCACTTGGCAAGTTCCGTGAACTGGAGACCTTGATCCGTGGTCTCTTCGATCAGAAGCGCCTGCTCGACTTCATCCGCTACTTCTGCCTGTTTGAGGACGACGGCAAGATCATCAAGAAGATCGCTGCCTACCACCAGTTCCATGCCGTTCGGGCAGCAGTGGAGCGGGTGGCAGAAGCAAGCAAACCAGGCGGCGACCGAAAGGGTGGAGTGGTCTGGCACACCCAGGGCGCTGGCAAAAGCATTGAGATGGCGTGTCTGGCGGGCAAGTTGCTCACCGACCAACGCCTTCAGAATCCAACCCTGGTGATGGTCACTGACCGTCAAGACCTCGATGGGCAGTTGTTTGGGGTCTTCGCTGGAGCAGGGGATCTCCTTGGCGAGAACCCTCAGCAGGCAGACAGCAGGCAAGAACTACGGGATCTACTCGCCAACCGACCCAGTGGCGGAATCATCTTCACCACGATCCAGAAGTTCGGCACCGAAGAGGGTGAGGACAAGTTCCCAACCTTGAGTGACCGCCACAACATCGTGGTCATCTGTGACGAGGCACACAGGACCCAATACGGATTCAAGGGGCGCCTCGACAGCAAAACAGGCGAGATCAAATACGGACTGGCAAAGGCACTACGGGATGCTCTGCCCGAGGCAACCTTCCTTGCCTTCACGGGAACACCCATCTCTCAAGACGACCGTGACACCCAGGCAGTCTTTGGGCATTACGTCTCCGTCTACGACATCCAGCAGGCAGTCGAAGACGGTGCCACGGTGCCGATCTACTACGAGTCCCGACTGGCGAAGTTGGGATTGAAGGAGAGCGTCCTCTCTGGCGTCGACGACCAAGTGGATGAACTCTTTAGCGATGAGGACGACATCCCTGCTGCTGAGCGAGCAAAGAGTCGTTGGGCAGCGTTGGAGGCGCTGGTGGGTGCTGAACCTCGCCTGAAGCAGGTGGCAGCAGATCTGGTCTCTCATTACGAGCAGAGATCCAAGACCCAACCAGGCAAGGCAATGGTTGTGGCGATGAGTCGGGACATCTGTGCCCGTCTCTATGACGCCATCGTTGCTCTACGCCCTGATTGGCACGACACCGATACGAGCAAAGGTGCCATCAAGGTCGTGATGACGGCATCGGCATCAGACGAGCAGCACCTCCAACCTCACCACACCAGTAAGCAGCAAAAGAAAGATCTGGAGAAGCGGTTCAAGGACCCTGCCGATCCCTTGAAGATCGTGATCGTCAGGGACATGTGGTTAACGGGATTCGATGCCCCGTGTATGGCGACCATGTATGTCGACAAACCGATGAAAGGGGCGAACCTTGCTCAGGCAATCGCCCGTGTGAACAGGGTTTTCAAGGACAAACCAGGCGGTCTGATCGTCGATTACATCGGCATCGCTCCTCAACTGAAGGAAGCACTGGCGACCTACACAGCAGCAAAGGGCAAGGGCAAACCAACACTCGACACCAGCGAGGCAGTTCGGATCCTGAGGGAGCAACTCCAGATCGCCAAGGACATCCTTCACCCAGTGGATTGGAGCGGGTTCAGGGAGAAGGGCAAAGCACTTGAACTGATCTCCAACTGCCTCGACCACATCCTTGGCATTGCTGATGGCAAGCAGCGTTTCTGTGACACCGTTCTGAAGGTCACCAAGGCATTCGCCCTCTGTGGCACCACTGAAGAGGCGATGGCGGTCTCCGAAGAGGTGGCGTTCCTTCAGGCAGTAAGAGCACCCCTGATCAAGGGTGATGGCAGCGGGTCAGGTGACCCCATCGATGTGAACTACAAACTCCAGCAACTGCTGTCTGAGTCGCTGGTGGCAGAGGGCGTCATGGATGTCTTCAAGGTTGCTGGTCTGAAGAATCCCGACATCAGCATCATGTCGGACCAGTTCCTGGCAGAGGTTGCCAAGATTCCCCAGAAGAACCTGGCGGTGGAACTGCTCCAGCGCCTGATCAAGGACGAACTGAAGACCAAGTTCAAGACCAACGTCGTCAAGCAGAAGCGGTTCAGCGAACTGCTGACGGCATCGCTGAACAAATACTCAAACCGTGCTGTCGAGGCGGCACAGGTGATCGCTGAACTGATCGAGATGGCGAAGAAGTTCCGTGAGGAACTAGAACGTGGCGTTGCCCTTGGTCTGACTGATGCCGAACAGTCCTTCTACGACGCTTTGGCAGACAACCCGTCAGCACAGGAACTGATGAAGGAAGACGTGCTGGCGACCATGGCAAGGGAATTGGCGGAGATGCTCAGACGTGACGCCACCATCGACTGGCAGTTCAAGGAAAACGTCAGGGCGAAACTCCGCCTGAAGATCAAGACGCTGCTCAAGCGATATAAATACCCGCCTGATCAGCAGGTCACTGCCATTGATTTGGTGCTCCAGCAGGCAGAGACCTTGGGAGAAGAGCTAGTGGAGGCGGCATGA
- a CDS encoding DUF4336 domain-containing protein, translating into MAGDLSATEGISRDDQVWPWWPLLPLYPYGRRRTVFSELIPGQLWSLEQLQGVYYVAVPVRLTVAKVPGGLMLVNPLPPTGEVLQAIAGLEQQHGPVRTIVLPTASGLEHKLPLGPLARAFPDAEVWVCPGQWSFPVQLPLAWLGVPAGRTKVLFDDGLPHGDVCEWLSLGPLDLGVGRFQEVSCFHRPSGALLVTDALVGISAEPPALFDLDPTPLLFHSRERGDEPLTDSAAARRRGWARLVLFASYLRPEPLEVPALPELLRDAFKPGLRSLKAHFGLYPFRWMPGWQAAADGLMGSEAPRLQVAPVLERLVLPRAQHALLSWLHELSNLAELRWLVPAHYSAPVTFAPETLQHLLDSLQQQDWAPNSDNWEFLGSIDQRLLDLGVVPVQPVIKA; encoded by the coding sequence ATGGCAGGAGATCTGAGTGCAACTGAGGGTATCTCGCGAGACGATCAGGTCTGGCCATGGTGGCCTCTGCTGCCGCTCTACCCCTATGGCCGTCGTCGCACGGTGTTCAGTGAGCTGATCCCCGGCCAGCTCTGGAGCCTGGAGCAGCTGCAAGGGGTGTATTACGTGGCCGTACCGGTGCGGCTCACCGTGGCCAAGGTGCCTGGTGGCTTGATGTTGGTGAACCCCCTACCGCCCACCGGCGAGGTTCTCCAAGCCATCGCCGGCCTCGAACAACAGCACGGTCCGGTGCGCACGATCGTGCTGCCCACCGCCTCCGGTTTGGAGCACAAGCTTCCCCTCGGCCCCTTGGCCCGCGCCTTCCCCGATGCGGAGGTGTGGGTGTGTCCAGGCCAGTGGAGCTTCCCGGTGCAGTTGCCTCTGGCCTGGCTGGGCGTTCCGGCAGGCCGCACCAAGGTCTTGTTCGACGATGGCCTCCCCCATGGCGATGTTTGTGAGTGGTTGTCCCTCGGACCCCTCGACCTTGGCGTGGGTCGCTTCCAGGAAGTCTCCTGTTTCCATCGCCCGTCAGGGGCTCTTTTGGTGACAGACGCCCTGGTGGGCATCAGTGCTGAACCACCGGCATTGTTCGATCTCGACCCAACGCCGTTGTTGTTCCATTCCCGTGAACGCGGAGATGAGCCGCTCACGGATTCGGCAGCAGCCCGCCGCCGTGGCTGGGCCAGGCTGGTGCTGTTTGCCTCTTATCTGAGACCAGAACCACTGGAGGTTCCGGCGCTGCCGGAGTTGCTGCGGGATGCCTTCAAGCCCGGGCTTCGCTCCCTTAAGGCCCACTTCGGCCTCTATCCCTTCCGCTGGATGCCGGGGTGGCAGGCGGCTGCCGATGGCTTGATGGGCAGCGAAGCGCCCAGGCTGCAGGTGGCCCCGGTGCTCGAGCGGCTGGTCTTGCCCAGAGCTCAGCACGCTCTGTTGAGTTGGTTGCATGAGCTGAGCAATCTGGCTGAGCTGCGCTGGCTGGTTCCGGCTCACTACAGCGCGCCAGTCACCTTCGCGCCCGAAACCCTGCAACATCTGCTCGACTCATTGCAACAGCAGGATTGGGCTCCCAATTCAGACAACTGGGAGTTTCTTGGATCCATTGATCAGCGTTTGCTCGATCTCGGCGTTGTGCCCGTTCAGCCCGTGATCAAAGCTTGA
- a CDS encoding class I SAM-dependent DNA methyltransferase: protein MTDSGTLNDNVEDSGALDALLASVRADEAPATKKKGRKKKEAPAKDFKAVLWASADKLRAQMDAAEYKHLVLGLIFLKYISDTFVEQQQKVLATVSNPESDYYLGDDPADHQEALEDRDYYTQENVFWVPADARWESLRNQAKQPDIGQLIDRALVAIENENPTLRGKLDKRFGAAQLEPGRMGELVDLISTIGFGEGKKSGDVLGEVYEYFLGQFASAEGKKGGQFYTPAHVVKTLVAVLAPHKGRVYDPCCGSGGMFVQSERFVESHGGRRDDISIYGQESNPTTWRLAAMNLAIRGFAADLGQEPADTFARDQHPDQKFDYILANPPFNISDWGGEKYDSDPRWTFGRPPAGNANYAWLQHMLWKLRPGGEAGVVLANGSMSSNQSGEGQIREAMVRGDAVEVMVALPGQLFLNTQIPVCLWFLTNDKTQRGRDRRGETLFIDARQMGSMVSRVERVLTDEDIAKVADTVHAWRADGDVETSYEDVSGFCYSAKFDEIEKNSFVLTPGRYVGAADLEEDDEPFDQKMKRLTALLKQQQEEGARLDLQIMKNLEAILNNG, encoded by the coding sequence GTGACCGACTCAGGAACCCTTAACGACAACGTCGAAGACAGCGGTGCACTCGATGCCCTGTTGGCATCAGTACGGGCCGACGAAGCTCCCGCCACAAAGAAAAAAGGACGCAAGAAGAAAGAGGCACCCGCCAAGGACTTCAAGGCAGTGCTCTGGGCATCAGCGGACAAACTCCGTGCCCAGATGGATGCCGCTGAATACAAGCATCTGGTCCTGGGTCTGATCTTCCTGAAATACATCTCCGACACCTTCGTGGAACAGCAGCAGAAGGTGCTGGCGACGGTGAGCAACCCAGAGTCCGACTACTACCTGGGCGATGACCCAGCAGATCACCAGGAAGCACTGGAAGATCGGGACTACTACACCCAGGAGAACGTGTTCTGGGTGCCTGCTGATGCTCGCTGGGAATCCCTGAGGAACCAGGCAAAGCAACCCGACATCGGGCAATTAATAGACAGGGCACTGGTTGCCATAGAAAACGAGAACCCCACGCTTCGGGGGAAGTTGGACAAGCGGTTCGGTGCTGCCCAACTGGAACCAGGGCGGATGGGTGAACTGGTGGACCTCATCTCCACCATTGGGTTTGGCGAAGGGAAGAAGTCAGGCGATGTCCTGGGTGAGGTCTACGAGTATTTCCTTGGTCAGTTCGCCAGTGCTGAAGGCAAGAAGGGCGGTCAGTTCTATACGCCTGCCCATGTGGTGAAGACCCTGGTTGCCGTGCTGGCGCCTCATAAGGGTCGGGTTTATGACCCCTGCTGTGGATCGGGCGGCATGTTCGTCCAAAGCGAGCGGTTCGTCGAAAGTCACGGCGGGCGACGTGACGACATCTCCATTTATGGGCAGGAGAGCAATCCCACGACCTGGCGGTTGGCAGCGATGAACCTGGCGATCCGTGGGTTTGCTGCTGACCTCGGTCAGGAACCTGCTGACACCTTTGCCCGTGATCAGCACCCCGACCAGAAGTTCGACTACATCCTTGCCAACCCTCCGTTCAACATTTCGGACTGGGGCGGGGAGAAATACGACAGTGATCCCCGCTGGACCTTTGGGCGTCCTCCTGCTGGGAATGCCAACTACGCCTGGTTACAGCACATGCTTTGGAAACTTCGCCCTGGCGGGGAAGCAGGTGTGGTGCTCGCCAATGGATCGATGAGTTCCAACCAAAGCGGTGAAGGGCAGATCCGTGAGGCGATGGTTCGTGGTGATGCCGTGGAGGTGATGGTGGCGTTGCCTGGGCAGTTGTTCCTCAACACTCAGATCCCTGTCTGCCTTTGGTTCCTCACCAACGACAAGACCCAACGTGGTCGAGATAGGCGAGGAGAGACCTTGTTCATCGATGCCCGTCAGATGGGTTCGATGGTCAGTCGGGTAGAGCGAGTGCTCACCGATGAGGACATCGCCAAGGTTGCTGACACGGTTCATGCCTGGCGTGCTGATGGAGATGTCGAGACCTCTTATGAAGATGTTTCTGGGTTCTGCTACTCCGCCAAGTTCGACGAGATCGAGAAGAACAGTTTTGTGTTGACTCCTGGTCGTTATGTAGGAGCAGCAGATCTAGAAGAGGACGATGAACCCTTTGATCAGAAGATGAAGCGTTTGACTGCTCTGCTCAAGCAGCAGCAGGAAGAAGGGGCGAGGTTAGACCTACAAATCATGAAAAATTTGGAGGCAATTCTAAATAATGGATAG
- the menB gene encoding 1,4-dihydroxy-2-naphthoyl-CoA synthase: protein MSDMRQVLPGAPTAQWTPWGTYQDILVDRCADGLARVAINRPAKRNAFRPQTVMELCDAFTRIRDDRDIGVVLFTGVGPAPDGGYAFCSGGDQSVRGDGGYVGEDGLPRLNVLDLQRIIRSLPKVVIALVAGYAMGGGQVLHLLCDLSLAADNAVFGQTGPKVGSFDGGFGAGYLARVVGQRKAREIWFLCRRYGAKEALEMGLVNAVVPLEQLEAEGVRWARDVLQHSPTAIRCLKAAFNAETDGLAGLQELAGNATHLFYRTEEALEGRNAFLEKRSPDFSDTGWLP from the coding sequence ATGAGTGACATGCGTCAGGTGCTCCCCGGTGCGCCAACCGCGCAATGGACACCGTGGGGCACCTATCAGGACATCCTGGTGGACCGTTGCGCAGACGGCCTGGCGCGTGTGGCCATCAACCGCCCCGCCAAGCGCAACGCCTTCCGCCCGCAAACGGTGATGGAGCTATGTGATGCCTTCACGCGCATCCGGGATGACCGTGACATCGGTGTGGTGCTGTTCACCGGCGTTGGCCCAGCCCCCGATGGTGGCTATGCCTTCTGTTCTGGTGGCGACCAGAGCGTTCGCGGCGATGGCGGCTATGTCGGCGAGGACGGCCTGCCGCGCCTGAATGTGCTGGATCTGCAGCGCATCATCCGCAGCTTGCCCAAGGTGGTGATTGCCCTGGTGGCCGGCTACGCCATGGGTGGCGGCCAGGTGCTGCATTTGCTTTGCGACCTCAGCCTTGCCGCCGACAACGCTGTGTTCGGCCAGACCGGTCCCAAGGTCGGAAGTTTTGACGGTGGCTTTGGGGCGGGCTACCTGGCGCGGGTGGTTGGCCAGCGCAAGGCCCGTGAAATCTGGTTTCTCTGCCGCCGCTACGGCGCCAAGGAGGCCCTGGAGATGGGGCTCGTTAATGCCGTGGTGCCGTTGGAGCAGCTGGAGGCGGAGGGGGTGCGTTGGGCCCGGGACGTGCTGCAGCACAGCCCCACGGCCATTCGTTGCCTCAAGGCTGCCTTCAATGCCGAAACCGATGGCCTCGCCGGGCTGCAGGAGTTGGCCGGCAATGCCACCCATCTCTTCTACCGAACCGAGGAAGCCTTGGAAGGCCGCAATGCCTTTCTTGAGAAGCGTTCCCCTGATTTTTCCGACACGGGCTGGTTACCCTGA
- the menD gene encoding 2-succinyl-5-enolpyruvyl-6-hydroxy-3-cyclohexene-1-carboxylic-acid synthase produces MQAALTLLEALCLQGLKQLVLCPGSRSGPLATAAGVLTSQAKLQVVTAIDERSAAFLALGMATAHGRAVAVVTTSGTAVANLLPAAVEADRSCQPLLLLTADRPARLKNCGANQTVNQESFLLAACRWFCSGAADGVHTQANDALNALAVQAWQQAQGAGSGPPGPVQLNLPFDEPLHPSLEQQHQLVSGACPPTACVEPPPEIGPAPHLNAGRPGVVIAGPWRGLSPALAAYQQALHRWLNLSGWPVLADPLAAVAADCPNRIEHWELQLDGLNLSQDVQVLRLGPMPASRRLEAWLQRHQGPQVLITEGESRPLDPLQQASQWSGGMAAWIAQQPLGDLASKPSVGTDDLSPWIEAQLPLSGAVNEPALAYWLPQLLPERLPVMLAASSPVRDWLTWGGPASGSHRCFSFRGASGIDGTLSLAMGLAANLGPLALVTGDLALLHDSNGWLHASSAAAAPPLLVVLIDNGGGGIFQQLPIDTPGFERLFAMPQQVDPLALAAAHGVPGRQVACLDDLQETLAWGLSQQRPVLLRLCSDRGHDAALRLQLRAAAQNERTEP; encoded by the coding sequence GTGCAGGCTGCCCTCACCCTGCTTGAGGCACTGTGCCTCCAGGGGCTGAAGCAGCTGGTGCTTTGCCCTGGCAGCCGGTCCGGTCCCCTGGCAACAGCGGCGGGAGTGCTGACCTCCCAGGCGAAGCTGCAGGTGGTCACGGCCATTGACGAGCGGTCCGCCGCGTTTCTGGCCCTCGGCATGGCCACTGCCCATGGTCGTGCTGTGGCGGTGGTCACCACCTCCGGCACAGCGGTGGCCAACTTGCTGCCCGCGGCGGTGGAGGCGGACCGCTCCTGTCAGCCCTTGCTGCTGCTCACGGCGGATCGCCCCGCCCGGCTCAAAAACTGCGGCGCCAACCAGACCGTCAATCAGGAATCCTTCCTGCTCGCGGCCTGCCGCTGGTTCTGCAGTGGAGCGGCAGACGGCGTCCACACCCAAGCCAACGACGCCCTCAACGCCCTGGCGGTTCAGGCCTGGCAGCAAGCCCAGGGTGCAGGCAGCGGGCCGCCGGGACCGGTGCAGCTCAACCTTCCCTTCGATGAGCCACTGCACCCCAGTCTCGAGCAGCAACACCAGCTCGTCTCGGGAGCATGCCCACCCACGGCTTGCGTTGAGCCTCCTCCCGAGATTGGGCCTGCCCCTCATCTCAATGCTGGGCGCCCGGGGGTGGTGATTGCCGGCCCCTGGCGCGGACTTTCGCCCGCTTTGGCGGCCTATCAACAAGCGTTGCACCGTTGGTTGAACCTCAGCGGTTGGCCTGTGCTGGCCGATCCCCTCGCCGCCGTTGCCGCCGATTGCCCCAATCGGATCGAGCACTGGGAGCTGCAACTGGATGGGCTGAACCTTTCTCAGGATGTTCAGGTGTTGCGGCTTGGCCCGATGCCCGCCAGCCGGCGGCTGGAGGCCTGGCTTCAGCGGCACCAGGGCCCCCAAGTGTTGATTACGGAGGGGGAGTCGAGGCCTCTGGATCCCCTGCAGCAGGCCAGCCAGTGGTCGGGGGGGATGGCTGCCTGGATCGCCCAACAGCCCCTTGGTGATCTGGCGAGCAAGCCATCGGTCGGCACCGACGACCTCTCGCCGTGGATCGAGGCCCAGCTGCCCTTGAGCGGCGCCGTCAACGAGCCCGCTCTGGCCTACTGGCTTCCCCAGCTCCTGCCGGAGCGGTTGCCGGTGATGCTCGCCGCCAGTTCTCCGGTGCGCGATTGGTTGACCTGGGGCGGTCCTGCAAGCGGCAGCCACCGCTGCTTCAGCTTCCGTGGCGCCTCGGGCATTGACGGTACCTTGTCGCTCGCCATGGGCCTGGCGGCAAATCTCGGTCCGTTGGCTCTGGTGACCGGTGATCTGGCCTTGCTGCATGACAGCAACGGTTGGCTGCACGCGTCGTCCGCTGCTGCAGCTCCACCACTGCTTGTGGTGCTGATCGACAACGGTGGCGGCGGGATTTTTCAGCAGTTGCCGATCGACACACCGGGCTTCGAACGCCTGTTCGCCATGCCCCAGCAGGTGGATCCCCTGGCCCTGGCGGCGGCCCATGGTGTTCCTGGTCGCCAGGTGGCCTGTCTGGATGATCTGCAGGAGACCTTGGCCTGGGGCTTATCGCAGCAACGGCCTGTGTTGTTGCGGTTGTGCAGCGACCGTGGTCATGATGCCGCCCTGCGTCTGCAGTTGCGCGCCGCTGCTCAGAATGAGCGCACTGAGCCCTGA
- a CDS encoding DUF760 domain-containing protein, with amino-acid sequence MFNPEFLTADSSDAHAGNSLIQYLQEQSPDTLQRVAKSASNDIQDIIRHNVQGLLGMLPGEHFEVKVTANRDNLANMLASAMMTGYFLRQMEQRKELEETLFADEQMAIEPDDELKL; translated from the coding sequence ATGTTTAACCCTGAGTTTTTGACAGCTGACAGCAGTGATGCTCATGCGGGAAATAGCCTGATCCAATACCTGCAGGAGCAGTCGCCGGACACCCTGCAGCGGGTCGCGAAATCAGCCAGTAACGATATTCAGGACATTATTCGCCACAATGTTCAGGGATTGTTGGGAATGCTCCCTGGCGAGCACTTTGAAGTGAAGGTGACAGCGAATCGCGACAACCTCGCCAACATGCTGGCCTCAGCGATGATGACCGGGTATTTCCTGCGCCAGATGGAACAGCGCAAGGAGCTCGAGGAAACCCTGTTCGCAGACGAACAGATGGCAATCGAGCCGGACGACGAACTCAAGCTTTGA
- a CDS encoding restriction endonuclease subunit S — protein MDSQWRAVKVSDVAKLIYRYPSFYGFNRPPSGIPVIRGEHLIENGEICSDPKEYWFVSKEDSDNFPKTILEKHDIVMAVRGTVGKFSRVRKSHAGYQISPNTIRISPDPEKIDPSYMFFALQHRHVSSFLLGSVATSAVPGIRAKDINEAPLLLPSMKEQVLIADFLSLIYDKIKLLKEANEALDAVAKVLFKSWFMDFDPVRAKVEGRPTGLPDEINELFPDSFEESELGEIPNGWSVASIKDQSSYLSRGISPKYCESDEGVVVLNQKCIRGGAIDFSKSRRHDPAKKKIAGREISRFDCLVNSTGVGTLGRVAIVPELTFGDVIVDSHVTVVRGRSEHSTFYLTNTLLNRQLEIEALGEGSTGQTELSRAVLGEMAIVVPPEGLLNAFYSSTVCLFEKRWLNEATSVTLSSLRDALLPRLISGELRVPDAEKMLEEVGI, from the coding sequence ATGGATAGTCAATGGAGGGCGGTCAAAGTCAGCGATGTAGCTAAATTGATTTATAGATATCCATCGTTTTATGGATTCAATAGACCGCCCAGTGGTATACCTGTCATCAGAGGTGAGCATCTTATCGAAAACGGTGAAATTTGCTCTGACCCAAAGGAATACTGGTTTGTTAGTAAAGAGGATTCGGATAATTTCCCAAAAACGATTCTAGAGAAACATGACATCGTAATGGCGGTTCGTGGCACGGTAGGCAAGTTTTCCAGGGTGAGAAAGTCGCATGCGGGATATCAGATTTCACCCAATACCATCCGAATATCTCCCGATCCTGAGAAAATAGATCCTTCGTATATGTTCTTTGCCTTGCAGCACAGGCATGTTTCAAGTTTTCTGCTTGGGTCTGTTGCTACATCTGCGGTCCCAGGGATTCGCGCTAAAGATATTAACGAAGCGCCTTTGCTTCTTCCGTCAATGAAGGAGCAAGTATTAATAGCCGATTTTCTCTCCCTCATATATGACAAAATTAAACTTCTCAAAGAGGCAAATGAAGCGCTTGACGCTGTAGCGAAAGTTCTTTTCAAGTCCTGGTTTATGGACTTTGACCCTGTAAGGGCAAAGGTAGAAGGGCGACCGACTGGATTGCCTGATGAGATCAATGAGTTGTTCCCCGATTCATTTGAGGAGTCGGAACTGGGAGAGATTCCGAATGGGTGGAGCGTTGCATCAATAAAAGATCAGTCCTCTTATCTCTCCAGGGGAATCTCACCCAAATACTGTGAGAGCGATGAGGGTGTAGTGGTCCTGAATCAGAAATGCATTAGAGGTGGTGCTATCGATTTCTCTAAGTCACGAAGGCACGATCCTGCCAAAAAGAAAATAGCAGGAAGGGAAATTTCAAGGTTTGACTGCCTAGTTAATTCAACAGGAGTTGGGACCCTTGGTCGAGTAGCAATTGTCCCAGAGTTGACATTCGGTGATGTCATTGTTGATTCACATGTCACGGTTGTGAGGGGGAGAAGTGAGCATTCAACCTTCTACTTGACCAATACTCTTTTAAACCGCCAACTAGAAATAGAGGCGCTGGGAGAAGGTTCTACTGGTCAAACTGAATTGTCCAGGGCGGTTCTTGGCGAAATGGCAATAGTTGTGCCTCCAGAAGGCCTTTTAAATGCCTTCTACTCCTCGACTGTTTGCCTCTTTGAGAAAAGATGGTTAAACGAAGCGACATCAGTGACTCTTTCTTCGCTTAGGGATGCCCTCTTGCCCCGCCTCATCTCAGGTGAACTAAGAGTTCCAGATGCCGAGAAGATGCTGGAGGAGGTCGGTATCTGA
- the lepB gene encoding signal peptidase I produces the protein MTQPTTPAPGEDNKGFWRNLILWALLALLLRWMVVEPRWIPSGSMLPTLQLQDRILVEKVRPRLARSRHSHLHRGDVVVFAPPEQLVAAGYDGSAALIKRVVGLPGDQLDVHDGKLFRNGEPAAEPWLAEPINYAMAPITVPADQLWVMGDNRNASLDSHLWGSLPETNVLGTAVWRYWPLQRFGPLRITDNGDGG, from the coding sequence ATGACCCAACCCACGACACCCGCTCCAGGAGAAGACAACAAGGGCTTCTGGCGCAATCTGATTCTCTGGGCCCTGCTCGCGCTGCTGTTGCGCTGGATGGTGGTGGAACCGCGCTGGATTCCCTCCGGCTCGATGTTGCCCACCCTGCAGCTGCAGGACCGCATCCTGGTGGAGAAGGTGAGGCCCCGCCTGGCCCGCAGCCGCCACAGCCATCTGCACCGGGGCGATGTGGTGGTGTTCGCTCCGCCCGAGCAACTCGTGGCCGCTGGCTATGACGGATCCGCTGCGCTGATCAAACGGGTGGTGGGGCTGCCTGGCGATCAGCTGGACGTGCACGACGGCAAATTGTTCCGTAACGGCGAACCGGCTGCAGAACCCTGGTTGGCGGAACCGATCAACTACGCCATGGCCCCGATCACCGTGCCAGCCGATCAGCTGTGGGTGATGGGGGACAACCGCAATGCCAGCCTTGATTCCCACCTCTGGGGATCACTGCCTGAAACCAATGTTCTGGGCACGGCGGTGTGGCGGTATTGGCCGCTGCAGAGGTTCGGACCATTACGGATCACCGACAACGGGGATGGCGGTTGA